From a single Thalassospira sp. ER-Se-21-Dark genomic region:
- a CDS encoding malonyl-CoA decarboxylase has product MSQTFLDRTLDNLRGAWRELRDSPVVRGLGFDESQTRQDRWREQIADCLARRGGAVSARARAAALGHDFLRLDDAGKREFLHLLVNEFGVDRDRVAAVMADWTAADDLAEQALLETELRAALVPPFRLILKEFNSLPQGVKFLVDLRADLLRWRKEAPGLAILERDLKTLLASWFDIGFLELSRITWNSPAALLEKLIAYEAVHAIQSWDDLKRRLASDRRCFAFFHPGMPDEPLIFVEVALVNGIAGNVDELIESKDNDLGGTEKAPKSDAKPDTAIFYSISNAQAGLAGISFGDFLIKRVVAQLQRDLPHLKQFSTLSPIPALRSWMDRQLDTMAKGEETGLPKAIEAALTDCDDMLGPKPPATSPDGVSERTRTNIEYLTAWYLLNAKRPGMDTAFDPVAHFHLSNGARVERLNWNGNAKENGWNQSFGMMVNYLYDLSTIEKNHESYVGQGKIAVSSAVKRHFR; this is encoded by the coding sequence ATGTCTCAGACGTTTCTCGACAGAACCCTTGATAATCTTCGCGGCGCCTGGCGCGAACTGCGCGATAGCCCGGTGGTGCGTGGCCTTGGTTTTGATGAAAGCCAGACCCGCCAGGATCGCTGGCGTGAACAAATCGCCGATTGTCTGGCAAGGCGCGGTGGGGCGGTATCGGCCCGTGCGCGTGCAGCCGCCCTTGGGCATGATTTCTTGCGCCTTGATGATGCGGGGAAACGTGAATTCCTGCATCTTCTGGTTAATGAATTCGGGGTGGATCGCGACCGTGTTGCGGCTGTTATGGCCGATTGGACGGCGGCTGATGATCTGGCCGAACAGGCATTGCTTGAAACTGAACTGCGTGCCGCACTGGTGCCGCCGTTTCGTTTGATCCTCAAGGAATTCAATTCATTACCACAAGGTGTGAAGTTCCTGGTTGATCTGCGCGCCGATCTTTTACGCTGGCGCAAGGAAGCCCCTGGGCTGGCCATTCTGGAACGCGATCTCAAGACACTGCTGGCAAGCTGGTTTGATATCGGCTTTCTCGAACTGAGCCGCATCACGTGGAATTCACCGGCAGCCCTTTTGGAAAAACTGATCGCCTATGAAGCGGTTCACGCCATTCAAAGCTGGGATGATCTTAAACGGCGACTGGCGTCAGACCGGCGGTGTTTTGCCTTCTTCCATCCCGGCATGCCAGATGAACCGCTTATTTTCGTGGAAGTCGCGCTTGTGAATGGCATTGCTGGCAACGTCGATGAACTGATCGAAAGCAAGGATAACGATTTGGGCGGCACGGAAAAGGCGCCCAAAAGCGACGCGAAGCCGGATACGGCAATCTTTTATTCAATCTCGAACGCGCAGGCCGGATTGGCGGGAATCAGCTTTGGGGATTTCCTGATCAAACGTGTGGTCGCCCAATTGCAACGCGATCTGCCGCATCTCAAACAATTTTCTACCTTGTCGCCGATACCGGCACTGCGCAGCTGGATGGATCGGCAGCTTGATACCATGGCCAAGGGGGAGGAAACCGGCCTGCCCAAGGCGATTGAGGCGGCCCTGACAGATTGCGATGACATGCTGGGGCCAAAACCACCCGCCACCAGCCCGGACGGGGTTTCTGAACGGACACGGACCAATATCGAGTACCTGACGGCGTGGTATCTTTTGAATGCCAAGCGGCCCGGTATGGACACCGCCTTTGATCCTGTCGCGCATTTTCATCTGAGCAACGGGGCGCGGGTTGAACGGCTGAACTGGAACGGCAATGCCAAGGAAAATGGCTGGAACCAGTCATTCGGGATGATGGTGAACTATCTCTATGACCTTTCGACCATCGAAAAAAATCACGAAAGTTACGTCGGGCAGGGCAAAATCGCGGTTTCCAGTGCCGTAAAACGTCATTTCCGCTAG